tgattgataatataaatgaaccactgaggttgtattgtgataacaacccagcagtacagtatgctcacaacaataggtcaagtggtgctgccaaacacattgacataaagtactatgttgtgaaagataaagttcgggaccatataataaatcttgagcatataagtacagagaaaatgctcgcggattcgctcacaaagggcttaccacccaacgtgttcagagaacacatagccggcatgggtttaagggaaagcctatgattcccgaacatacgaagggcccaaagaaagtttacatttcaaaacggagaactgtattgtggctgttagtctaacggcactaattgctgtgacgatgggacagttctaagcactaatctgtgatggaataggatggaagcaagaaaaatatgaatcgaAAGTTTGAGTAagaattaaagaacgaagaaagtgatgagagatcaagggggagaatgttggattgatctcccacgccattaggcccaacggcctttgggccttgttctcgcgtcctgatcgggggcgctcaaccctacatggttggtgggcccccatcacacagcgctataaaggaaaggtggggccGGGGCTcgtagtacgaggttcaccgcgccgccagtcaccccaccgacatcctaaccctaacccgatcttgagaaggggcgctacCAGCGACGGAAatcaccaccgacgccggcaacgccaccccgatgCACATGCCGCCGCCAAGGGCGCTACTGCACCGACTCctctctctccaccgaacgtcgctgctgacgcgcagatggcgtccgcgaACGAGGCCGCGGCCGGCGCTTCCACCACTCCGAcggcttcgaccactacggccttcaATGGTCTGCGACTTCCTATTCCACCTACCCCTTTTCTTCCTTTTATATCTCTGTAgttcatgcattaggttttgtgtATATACTGTGAAGTTTGAACATGTATTCCTATTCTGTATACCTGATCTGGTGAACTTGACTCGAATGAGTCCTAAGAAATCTAACAGGTACAAGAACAATGCATCTTCGACGGGCGACTTacgacttcgatgaagacgagTGGACGCTGGCCGGTGGCCTTCTCCCCCCGAAAAAAAAATCCTATTTTTTCGTCATttcaaaatttgccgagtgtcagtgtcggacactcagcaaacattttgccgagtgctcgaaagAAAACACTCGGCCTTCTTCTCTTCTCGTTCTTCGAAGCTCAATCTGATGAGCCTTCAACGTCATGTATATCATTGCGAAATCCCTTGATCATTTTCAGTCATCAGCAGCAGTTTTATGAAATGCACCGTGTGCTACTTGAGAAGAGTAAAAGGAGGAATTGAACACTAATCTTCTACTGTTATCTACGTATTAAATACATTCACTTGCCTAGTGCGAAGTGGACTGCACAGAAAACTTTGTTTCTCGCACGACCAAGTCTCTGCTGGCTCACGTCGTGACACACCGGTACGCAGCACACTGCCTTGACTCCTGATCCTGAAGtgagaaccaaaaaaaaaaaaaaaaaaaaaaaaagtggggACAATTGTCCTATAGGGCAGCCCCTCCATTCCCATCAATATGCTCGTCTCATTCTCATCAATATGCTCGTCTATGCTACCGACGCCGTTAGCGTATTGGAAGTGGCAGGTGGACACGGCAGCTATCTTCGCTTTTTTCTATAATGTACTCTCTTGGTTCCTAAATATCTGTTGTTTGCGCTTTCTAAGAAATAACTTCAataaaatatagattaaaaatattaatatttatagtacataattagtattattaaaaatatttttgcatatagttttttaacaaatttactaggagatataaatattgcatgtATTTTTTTAAATCAAGTCAAACTCGTAGCACGTACACCAATGGTGACAGATAAAAAGGGACAGAGGGAGCCATGAACATGACCCTCTCTTATTAGAAGCTTCATGCAACTGCTTCAAGCCTTCAAGATATAATAACGCCGCTGATCAAATGAAAACGAAAAGGAAACAAAGCTAGCCGAGCTTTACCTTCTTCATCTTCCTGCTTGCCTGTTCTTTTCCATTTGCCCCTATGTTGTAGCCATTCATGGTGATGCGGGTCCCATGTGTGTCTAGAAGCATCGATGTAATTAAATGCAGCAAGTTTGAATATTTCTTTGGTATGAGGTAGCGTATGTTTTTTTTTCAATATGGTAACGTTGTGGGTAGTCTACTCTAATTTAGCACGTTATTAGTCGTTGCAGGAGAAACATTCAAATTCAAACAATATATATAAGGCTTGCCGGCGGGCTGGCTAGTTGGTAGTTGGTCTACATCTCATATGTAATATAGTGCTACGTACTTTCAAGAAGAGCTCTGGGACATGGGTTTCTGATCTTTCATCGCGTTCAAGATTTTCATACCCGTTTTTTAGACAAAACCGGATATAATGATTACATATGTGCCTAGAGATCAATCACACGTATGCAAGACAAATTACAAAAGTACCAAGCTCCAAGCTTTATTACATAGAGTTTAATAATCCATTACAATAAATAGATCAGTCTTAGCAAAAGCGTATAAGATACTAAGCACTCCAGTGCTCCTCCATAAGCCATAGAGACACAGACTGGTTGACATCAAGTCtaatagtcctcaggaaaatTAGCATACCCACCATTGGAAATAAcctgacccagaaaagagactttcttcaaccagaattcacacttactccacttagcatacaacttattcTCTCCAAGCTTCTATAAAACCAACCTTAGGTGTTTAGCATGTTCATCTTTTGTCTTAGAGAAtactaggatatcatcaatgaataccaccatgaacttatctagatactccatgaacactttattcatcatgtacatgaaataggcaggtgcattggtcaaaccaaaggacataactgtatactcatacaatccatacTTTGTAGTGAACGTTGTCTTAGGTATGTCTGAATGCTGAATCTTCAATTGATGATAACAAGAACAAAAATCAAGCTTagagaacacacaagcacctctcaactggtcaaacaagtcatcaatccttggcagtggatacttgttcttgatagtgacCTCATTTATAGAacgataatctacacacatccattGAGTACCATCATTCTTatcaacaaagatcacaggtgcaccccatggagatgaactgggATGTATGAAACCTTTCTCTCGCAACTCctttaattgtttcttaagttcctctaattcattaaccctcattctatatggatgcttagctataggtgcagtgcCAGGTAATaactcaataataaactcaatatcgtAGTCACGAGCACAGAATAGGTGATAAATGGTCATGATACTAAATGATGATTGCTCACCCTTAattattgtttttgctatacattattcatgtttacctgatcatgcgtTTCTATGGACTTATgataacttgttgctactcaattgtttAAAActatgactcactaaaagctaatcatagtaaaccagtgtcaaccttttgagcctcatgaactccatgttatatttgctgagtacgacatgtacttagctataggtgcagtgcCAGGTAATaactcaataataaactcaatatcgcAGTCACGAGCACAGAATAGGTGATAAATGGTCATGATACTAAATGATGATTGCTCACCCTTAattattgtttttgctatacattattcatgtttacctgatcatgcgtTTCTATGGACTTATgataacttgttgctactcaattgtttAAAActatgactcactaaaagctaatcatagtaaaccagtgtcaaccttttgagcctcatgaactccatgttatatttgctgagtacgacatgtacttagctataggtgcagtgcCAGGTAATaactcaataataaactcaatatcgcAGTCACGAGCACAGAATAGGTGATAAATGGTCATGATACTAAATGATGATTGCTCACCCTTAattattgtttttgctatacattattcatgtttacctgatcatgcgtTTCTATGGACTTATgataacttgttgctactcaattgtttAAAACTATGACTTactaaaagctaatcatagtaaaccagtgtcaaccttttgagcctcatgaactccatgttatatttgctgagtacgacatgtacttatgcttgctttacttttcaatactttggaaaatcccggatgggtaacagaagaTGGAGCTTGGTTAAATTTTTGAGGAGTGCTAAGCGTATGTGACCCCCAGTCAACCGTCCCTTTGGCTTTGGAGGCTTTACTTGAAAATTAAAATGTGTATTTCCGCTACTCTGATAAGTTTCTTGTATCTATGTAATATTGTTGTTTTTTGAATGAACTATATGTAATATTGTTGTTCATTGCATAATAAAGCATTATctcttgatactattgtaatttgtcactatatgtgtgatttgactttctaggcacACATATAGATAGTACTCAGCTTTGGTCTTAAAACTAGGAGTGACAAAGATAACTATCGATTTGGTGAAGAGCAACACACCGATCCGATTTTAGATCGCAAAGACTTGGActctgcaaccttagcaccatggcTCTTCTGTTATCAACCAtatcacaatccggttgacctcgctaaTAAAAAGATTATTCCCTACTGcaaatcaaagaacacaagcaaaacaTGATAAAACACAACTCAAATAAAGTGACAATTGTGGATGTATGATTAAACTCAAATTTGTGGGTTTACAATGAATATTCAAAGACAGAttgatctaagcaaaacccaaactctAATATGAGCTACAACTATTGATTATATAGTCCAAGGGGTGTCCAAAGGGATCCCTATTCACGTCCCTAACAAGTCCCGACACGTTACAAGACTCAAATGGCCCAAAAGACAATGACACAACGCCCTCAATATAGCTCTGGGACAGTCACCTGTTGTTCCATATAGCTCCTGAGGCTATGCCTTCTTTTAGTCTCCATCAGGGTGTTGAAACTGGCGGTCTCAGACAGTGAAGTGGAGGTAGGGGCCTTCGCCCGCAAGGCGCTGCTCCTGGGTGGAGGCTTGGGAAACAGGCACGATAGGTGGGAGAGTAGGGAGATGACACGTagaaactagggtttcattaattcattcaccCCCAACTTACTGTTACAAGTactccctatttataggactcaactacctcTCGATAGAGTTTactacaatgcccctcaactgctacggtacattcctggaatattccgccacCAGTCTCTCGTTTGCGGGGCAACCTCGACACGCtatcttcaagtaatgggcctCCATGAACGGGTGGCCCACCGGATCTCAGTCTTCAGCCCAGAGGCCTGGGTTCTCGATGCCGGCCTTCGTCCTAGGGTGCGcagtctccgccggtccggtcggagacccCCCTGTGTGAGTCTCCGCCCGGCCCCACCGGACCTCAGTCTTCGGCCCAGAGGCCTGGGTTCTCAACGCCGGCCTCCGTCCTGGGGCGCGTAGCCACCTGCACGcagtctccgccggtccggtcggagacctCCTGCGTGAGTCTCCGCCCGGACGCGCGGACCATGGGCGCTTGCGCttaggtacctgcacacactAAGGCAAGGTCGTTGTTCGATTAGTTTGGGGGCAGGGCGGCCTTCGCCTCTAGAGCCGAAGACGCCCGTTAGGCGAAGCGGGGCGGCCTCCGCCTAAGGGGCCGGAGATGCTCGTGTTCGGCTCGAGCGGAGTCCGCGACAAGCTTGCTAAGCCTCGTGCAGCGCCCTgcgagcatagccaggaaagttcttCTAGTCATTGCCAGacctccgccctaagacggtcggagacgccttggcgacactcGTCGGCGGAGGCCTTCGCCATCcgccgaggccgtgttacaacacaGGGTGTCATTTGCTACAAGAATATAAACTGTGGGATATGATACAAATTCGTCTTTACTTGCCAAAATTGTCATGGCCTTTCATAGTTTTGCGATTGGTAGCCAGTCTGCTGGCTTTCCCGCCACTTTACAAACGTAGCAAAGAGTTGTTTGCTTGGATGGGGTTAAAATCAACGGTCAAGAAATTTGTTGTCGGCTGCCACTAGCGACGAGCAAATAGCCTATCTATTTCACGTAGCCCAAGAACATATGAGAGGAGCATGTGGGTCCACTAGAACAAGAAGGTATAAAATAGTCATTTCTCTTGTCTCTCACCTCCACGTCATCTAGCTAGCTACGTAGCTAACACCATTGCGGACACCCTTAAAAGACTCAAATGGCCCAAAAGACAATGACACAGCGCCCTCAATATAGCTCTGGGACAGTCAACTGTTGTTCCATATAGCTCCTGAGGCAATGCCTTCTTTTAGTCTCCATCTGGGTGTCATTTGCTACAAGAATATAAACTGTAGGATACGATACAAATTCGTTTTTACTTGCTGAAGTCGTTATGGCCTTTCATAGTTTTGCGATTGGTAGCCAGTCTGCTGGATTCCCACCACTTACAAACGTAGCAAAGAGTTGTTTGCTTGGATGGGGTTAAAATCAACGGTCAAGAAATTTGTTGTCAGCTGCCACATCTGCCGGCCAACAAGCCAAACCTGAGAGTGTCCTTTACCCTGGCTTATTTCAAACTCTTCATATTCCTACCCAAGCATGACACATGGCGTCCCTCGATTTTGATGAGGGACTTCTTAGTAGGTCTGGAGGAAAAGATTGCATTATTGTTGTGTGGTTGACAAATTCTCTAAGTATAGTCATTTTGTGCCACTCAGTCATCCTTATACTGCCTTCAGTTTTGCTAAGCTCTACGTGCAGCACATATACATAGTCCATAGTATGCCTCATTCCATTGTCTCTTATCATGATATTGAGCTTTTAGTAGTTAGTTGTGGACAAGTCCTTTATCAATTTTTCTGGTGTACTGTCCCTTGTTGGTATGTCTTCTCCTTAGCACCCCCAAACCGACTGGTAAACCGAATAGGTTACCAAATGCATGGAAATATTCTTGCAGTGTTTTTTTTTGTCAGTGCATGTCCTTTTAATTAAGTGGATTGATTGAAATTATTTGGCTGAAGATTTTGGTACAACACGAGTTGGCACTTTGCTCTGGGATAGTCATTCTATATGCCCATATTAGCGTCGTCATTTTGGTTTTGATGGCTCTACGGCATGTGATCCTGTTGACTTGTCTGACTCGATCGCTACAGGAGAAGGCTTGGATCACTCCTGTTTTTTTTAATAAAGGATAAAATATCCGGCTTCATCTATTCAGGGATAGAATCAGGCCAATTATTACAAACTTCAGTACGGGCACTAAGTTCGGCTGTAGTAAAACTTACAACCACACACGAATAATGGAAACGGTAAAGGTTCTTGACTAAACAAAACCAACATGTCTTTGCGATAACCATCCATTAGAGCCGAAGAAATCCAAAGCCGATGTCTCTAGGTATTGTGCCACAGAGGTCATTTGATCTTTGAGATCATCATGCCGCTGCAAGTTTGCCCATTGACGTAGCCAGTGCATTCCTCAGAACAGTACCTGCAAAAGAGATTTGGGTTTGCATTTGTCAAAAACCACCTCATTCCTAGTTATCCAGATTGCCCAACAAAGTGCAGAGGCTGCTGATAATAACAATGTATTATACTTTTTTTTCCCAATTTATACCAATTATGGAACAAATCATTTGTATCCCTTGGAGGTAAAATCCCAAAAAGTATATGCACAGAACGCCACAAAAACTTGGCATAAAaacactcaaagaagagatggtGAATTGTCTCGGTAAAAAGATAGAAACAGCAACTCATGTCCCCATTCCAATTTCTTCTAGCTAAGTTGTCCTTGGTTAGAATCACACCTCTCTTCAAGTACCACATAAAAACTTTTATTTTCATGGGGAGCTTAGTTTGCCAAATATCCTGTGACACTCTCACACCATTGTTAATTAGTGCAGCATACATAGACTTGACTGTAAATAACCTAGAGGCATTTAAGCCCCATACAAACACATCTTTTTCCTCTAGTAAGTTAACCTGTTGTATAGAAGCAATAATTCGATGCCAATTTATTAGGTTCACTCCTACCAAATTTCTTCTAAAAGAAATGTTTAGTATTGGGGAACTCATAACCTTAGCTACTGTGTCTTGTTTTCTTCTTACAATATTAAACAACGTAGGAAATCTATCCTTGAGGGGTTTGTTGCCCAGCCAAGTATCAATACAAAATCCGGTTTGTGTCCCATATTTCACACTAAAATAACCCATCTTCATGAAGGTATCTTTAATATTCATTAAGCTTTTCCAGAAATGTGAATCCGTTGGTTTCTTCGCACAACTTCCTAAGGTCTTGTCTTTAATATACTTATTTCTTAAGAGTTCTTGCCACATCCCATCCTCATTCAATAACTTGAACAACCATTTACTCAGCAAACATTTGTTTTGAATTTCTAAATTCTGAATTCCTAGGCCTCCCTGGTCTTTAGGCTGACACATGACTTCCCATTTAACTAATCTATATTTTCTTTTGTGTTGGTCATTTTGCCAGAAGAAGCGCGGCCGAAAACAGTCAATTTTTTCCAACACCCCCTTTGGTAGTTCGAAAAAAGACATGATAAACATAGGTAAGCTGGATAGCACTGAGTTTATAAGAACTAGTCATCCGCCAGCCGAGAGTAGCTTACCTTTCCAGCCACTAAGTCTTTTCTCAATTCTATCTTCAATATTCTTCCAGTCTTTATTATATAGTTTCCTAAAGTGCATAGGGAGACCTAAGTAGCGAAACGGGCATTTGCCAATGGTACATCCAAACAATTGCGAATAAAACTCTTCGTGATCTTTAGCTTTTCCAAAACAAAAGACTTCACTTTTGTGGAAATTTATCTTTAAGCCAGATAGTTGTTCGAACATACTTAGCAGGAAGTTCATATTAATTGCTTTTTCAACATCATGGCTCATGAAGATCATTGTGTCATCCACATACTGCAGGATGGATAAACCATCTTGAATTAGATGGGGAATAACCCCTTCTATCTGTCCCGCTCCCTTTGCTCTGGCAATTAGTATGGCCAGCATATCTGCCACTATATTAAATAGTATAGGCGACATCGGGTCCCCTTGCCTTAAACATTTTTTAGTCTTAAAGTAGGATCCTACTTGATCATTAACCTTAATGTTCACATTCCCCCCTTGTGTAAAGTTTTGTACCCATTCACACCACTTCTGAGAAAAACCTTTCATTCttaatgtttgctgtaaaaatctcCAGTTTACTTTATCATAGGctttttcaaaatctattttaaaaATGACACCATCTTGTTTTTTTGTATGTAACTCATGAAGCATTTCATGTAAGATTACTGCCCCCTCCATAATGTTTCTTCCTGGTAAAAAGGCCGTCTGTGTCGGTCTTATTATTTTCTGGGCTATAGTAGATAATCTATTAGTTGCCACTTTGGTGAAGATCTTGAATGAGACATTCAACAAACAGATTGGCCTGTATTGTTGAACAACTCTCGCATCTTTCTTTTTAGGCAGCAAGATTATGTTACCAAAATTAAGACGATTGAGAGGTAGGGTTCCCTGATGAAAATCAAAGAACAGAGCCATCAAGTCGTCTTTGATTAGGCTCCAGAAAACTTGATAGAACTCCAGTGGGAAACCATCTGGCCCAGGCGCCTTATTATGCTCCATTTGAAAAATTGCCGCTCTAACTTCTTCTTGAGAAAAAGGCTCAGTCAGAAACTCATTTTCCAGATCGGAAACTTGAGGAATGTCCTGAGACTCATCTAATGATATTAGATTCTCATCAGATGGACCAAACAGGTTTTTGTAATAACTGGTAATATGCTCCTTAAGCTGAGCATCACCAGTTATTATGTTATTACCATCCTCGAGCTGGAAAATAGTTTTTCTGTGTCTACCGTTGGCTAACAAgtgataatattttgtattagcaTCTCCTTCTAAAAGGTGTTTCACTTTAGCCCTCTGGTACCACTTTAGTTCTTCCTCTCGAAGCAACTCAGCGAGCCTTTCATTTAAGACATGCTTTAAGTCTCGTTCAGATTCATTTAGCATGGTGCTTTCTGCCTTTTTGTCTAGTTCATCCAATTTATTTAAAAGAGTAGATTTTTCTTTCTTATAAGCACCACTCAAATGCATCGCCCAACCTCTAAGATGTTGGCGAAGCCTTCTAATTTTCATCTGCCACCTCTCAATAGGTGTTCCAGACGCTAGAGTATTTTGCCAAATCTCAGAAACCATCTCACAAAATCCTTCTCTTAACAACCAccctaattcaaatttgaattgagGCTGATAAGCTGTGGAAGGGTTATTTGTAGAGAAAAGCAGAGGTGTATGGTCAGAAATTTCTCTAGAAAGAGCATATACTGTGCTATGCGCATATTTGGACTCGAAGTCTGTGCAAACTAGCACCCTGTCCAATTTTTCAAAGGTTTGGTTTGGCAAATTGTTAGCCCAAGTGTATTTTCTTCCTGACAAATCTATTTCTCTAAGATTTAAGGCATCAATTACTGCATTGAACATAGAAGGCCATCTATCGCTGTAGTTATCATTATTTTTCTCATCCGGTCTCCGAATAATGTTAAAGTCACCACCTATAATAATAGGTAAGGCTTCCTTTGAACATACCCGGACCATCTCAGACAAAAAATTGGACTTTTGATCCAACTGTGCCGGCCCATATACTGAGATTAGATTAAATTTAAAATCGCCCTCTTTGTGTCTTAATTTAAAACGAATAAAGAATTCTCCTTCCTCAATCTCCCCAATGTCAAAAGTTAACAAATGGTGGCTAGAATCATGCCGCCAGATCTGCCCCGTGGAGCCATACAGTGCCAAATAAAGTCTCTACCAGCACAAATAGTGTTTAGAGTCGTTTGGGGAAAGTTAGCTCTACCAGTCTCCGATAAGGCAATGAAATCTAGGCTTTTCTCTTTTGTTAAATCTGACAGTAATCTGTATTTTTTACCATCAGCGAAACCATTACAATTCCAAAAAATGCCTTTCATTTTTAACAACTTTTATTACTATTCTTATTTCTTTTCTTATGACGAGGACGCCCTCTTGTTTTAAGTGATACGGGGGGTTTGTAAAATCAAAGGATCACAGCCCCATCACCTAGCCCTTCTACAATTTCGGAACAAATAAGATTCAAAGCTTCAAGATCTAAATTATCTTCATTAGAACATACAGTTGATGCATCTTCCACTAAAACAATATTGTCCTCCCTTAGCTTATCATTCTCATTCAATCTATTAAATTCGATGTCTTTTAAACATTTTAAAGAATTAAAAATATCATGCTCATTGTTTCCTAGAACAACCCCTATTGATTTTGATGAAGTAAGTAAAGAAGAAACATCTTGTGAAGTAAAAGAGGTAGGTTGTTGCAGTTTACCTTTGTCAAGCGCAGATTCCAAGTTCTTCCTCGCTTTAAGCTTCGCTGCCTTCTCGGTGGAGTCCCGATCCACACTTGAGGCGTTCCTCTTGCTGGATCTCACCGGTGAAACTGTCCCActgatatttttattttttagaatccCAGAGTCGATCTGTGAGGGCATCATAGTAGCCTTCCATGCCCCATTACCATTTACAGCTCCTCCAGACTAAGAAAGCAGGACCACTGGTTTGTTATTAGGCTTCACAGGCTTGCTCTGGGAAATGGTAGAAGTTCCTACTTCCTCCAGCTATGCCGCCCCATTATCTGCATTGTGCAGGCTGTCCATAGGTTGGAAATCCCCATTACCATTGCCATGTGCCTGAGCGTCTCCTAGTTTTCCATCAACATCCATTTTTCCCTCAGAATTTCCTTTTTTGGGATCTCCCTCCCTCGGGTCTCCCTTCTTGGGGTCTTCCTCTTCAGGATCACCCTCCTTGGTAGAGTCCATATCAATGAGTTGTGGCTCACCAGTAGGAGTGTCCTCCTCCACTCTAAACTGTAGCTCGTAAACAAAGTCACCAATGACCACATCCACAAAATCCGGGATGAGTTTCGGATCCAGCACTGCTACTTTCATTCTAGCTCTGCCAGTGTTCAAAGTGAAGATAGTGTCAACAGCCCGAGGGACACCTAAGATAGTTCCAACTGCCCAGATGATGGGAAATTCTCTGAACTCTTTAGGTAGTCCTCTAAACTGCACCCACACTTTATCAATCTCATATTTATAGACCTCATTCTCAGTACCTTTTCCAAAACGAATCTTGCCTTTAACTGCCTTGGCATCCATAGG
This is a stretch of genomic DNA from Miscanthus floridulus cultivar M001 unplaced genomic scaffold, ASM1932011v1 os_987_1_2, whole genome shotgun sequence. It encodes these proteins:
- the LOC136535490 gene encoding uncharacterized protein, which gives rise to MKAKANPEGTVPPVSEPKGTSLDIPESSDKGSKKTKGNPFCYRCRTKGHTIHVCTVVLCCEVCFGDHVTKLCPNIKKTNTNAIPCGYVVEGLGFYFIPVVENPKANVEGKAAVVRVLEGSFTIDQLAVELEKLLPDKKHKWEIETKGTDAFIINFPSSDLLETMVNWGPMDAKAVKGKIRFGKGTENEVYKYEIDKVWVQFRGLPKEFREFPIIWAVGTILGVPRAVDTIFTLNTGRARMKVAVLDPKLIPDFVDVVIGDFVYELQFRVEEDTPTGEPQLIDMDSTKEGDPEEEDPKKGDPREGDPKKGNSEGKMDVDGKLGDAQAHGNGNGDFQPMDSLHNADNGAA